Proteins encoded by one window of Cervus canadensis isolate Bull #8, Minnesota chromosome 18, ASM1932006v1, whole genome shotgun sequence:
- the LOC122420039 gene encoding zinc finger and SCAN domain-containing protein 5B-like isoform X1, translating into MAENQTRGRGHFTDSPGAESPASAPSQDTGRENPDSDVEELRICFRKFSSSDESDPIKALRRLRELCGLWLRPDLHTKEQMLDRLVLEQFVTCMPPEIQDLVKRSGAETCEDLEEVLRNKQQLKKWTVVRVQDQEFLIQDLGVEILEVEVRDMHDDGDRSREPQSTASAVAPDEGQRESWEAQQLPGAKDLLRGQVTLRDEDKSRQLSTSGEDQKALPPETIPETGELEGQTPSKENLEKDLLEDTGMIRTLPSQEPELLQDCEGDVSTTSGSRRGPLKNRRRVKRKRDSSPTCQDVRQEAATCLDQGEFSGQLGSHSLGSSGTVGPTSLPEGAETPGRALSECRVCKKSFLYQSQLALHQRTHTRERPFHCDICDKRFIQPSDLRVHERIHTGEKPYGCDLCPKRFTHDSTLRAHRRTHTQEKPFRCEQCDRAFGHRGNLNVHQRTHSGLRPYVCPECHGAFRQVGTFRRHQKIHSR; encoded by the exons ATGGCTGAGAACCAGACAAGGGGTCGTGGCCACTTCACGGACAGCCCCGGAGCAGAGTCGCCAGCGTCTGCGCCAAGCCAGGACACCGGAAGGGAAAACCCGGACTCCGACGTTGAAGAGTTGCGCATCTGCTTCAGGAAGTTTAGCAGCTCGGACGAATCCGACCCGATCAAGGCTCTGAGGAGACTCCGTGAACTCTGCGGTCTGTGGCTGAGGCCGGATCTTCACACCAAGGAGCAGATGCTGGACAGGCTGGTGCTGGAGCAGTTCGTGACGTGCATGCCGCCGGAGATCCAGGACTTAGTCAAAAGAAGCGGTGCCGAGACGTGTGAGGACCTGGAGGAGGTGCTGAGAAATAAGCAGCAACTGAAGAAATGG ACTGTAGTCCGTGTCCAAGACCAGGAATTTTTGATCCAAGACTTGGGTGTTGAGATATTAGAAGTGGAGGTCAGAGACATGCATGATGACGGAGACCGATCCAGGGAGCCCCAGTCTACAGCCAGTGCCGTTGCTCCAGACGAGGGCCAGCGGGAAAGCTGGGAGGCGCAGCAGCTGCCAGGAGCCAAGGACCTGTTGAGGGGGCAG GTCACCCTCCGTGATGAAGACAAATCCAGGCAACTATCAACAAGTGGTGAG GACCAGAAAGCTCTCCCGCCAGAGACCATTCCTGAAACAGGTGAGCTGGAGGGTCAGACGCCCTCCAAGGAGAACTTGGAGAAGGACCTGCTGGAAGACACAGGAATGATAAGAACTCTTCCGTCTCAAGAGCCTGAACTTCTGCAGGATTGTG AGGGAGACGTTTCCACTACGAGTGGATCCAGAAGAGGTCCTCTGAAGAATCGCAGACGTGTCAAAAGGAAACGGGACAGTAGTCCCACTTGCCAAGACGTGCGTCAAGAAGCAGCCACATGTTTGGACCAAGGAGAGTTCTCAGGACAGCTTGGGTCCCATTCCCTTGGTTCCTCTGGCACCGTGGGACCCACCAGTCTTCCTGAGGGAGCAGAAACCCCGGGACGGGCACTCTCTGAATGCAGGGTGTGCAAAAAGAGCTTTCTTTATCAATCTCAGCTTGCCCtgcaccagaggacacacacaagaGAGAGGCCCTTTCACTGCGACATCTGCGACAAAAGGTTCATACAGCCTTCGGACCTGCGGGTTCACGAGCGGAtccacacgggcgagaagccctaTGGCTGTGATCTCTGCCCCAAGAGGTTCACCCACGACTCCACACTGCGTGCTCACAGGAGGACCCACACCCAGGAGAAGCCTTTCCGCTGTGAGCAGTGCGACAGAGCTTTCGGCCACCGCGGGAACCTCAACGTTCACCAGCGCACCCACTCTGGGCTCAGGCCCTACGTGTGCCCCGAGTGCCACGGTGCCTTCCGTCAGGTGGGGACCTTCAGACGCCACCAGAAAATCCACTCCAGATGA
- the LOC122420039 gene encoding zinc finger and SCAN domain-containing protein 5B-like isoform X2 encodes MAENQTRGRGHFTDSPGAESPASAPSQDTGRENPDSDVEELRICFRKFSSSDESDPIKALRRLRELCGLWLRPDLHTKEQMLDRLVLEQFVTCMPPEIQDLVKRSGAETCEDLEEVLRNKQQLKKWTVVRVQDQEFLIQDLGVEILEVEVRDMHDDGDRSREPQSTASAVAPDEGQRESWEAQQLPGAKDLLRGQDQKALPPETIPETGELEGQTPSKENLEKDLLEDTGMIRTLPSQEPELLQDCEGDVSTTSGSRRGPLKNRRRVKRKRDSSPTCQDVRQEAATCLDQGEFSGQLGSHSLGSSGTVGPTSLPEGAETPGRALSECRVCKKSFLYQSQLALHQRTHTRERPFHCDICDKRFIQPSDLRVHERIHTGEKPYGCDLCPKRFTHDSTLRAHRRTHTQEKPFRCEQCDRAFGHRGNLNVHQRTHSGLRPYVCPECHGAFRQVGTFRRHQKIHSR; translated from the exons ATGGCTGAGAACCAGACAAGGGGTCGTGGCCACTTCACGGACAGCCCCGGAGCAGAGTCGCCAGCGTCTGCGCCAAGCCAGGACACCGGAAGGGAAAACCCGGACTCCGACGTTGAAGAGTTGCGCATCTGCTTCAGGAAGTTTAGCAGCTCGGACGAATCCGACCCGATCAAGGCTCTGAGGAGACTCCGTGAACTCTGCGGTCTGTGGCTGAGGCCGGATCTTCACACCAAGGAGCAGATGCTGGACAGGCTGGTGCTGGAGCAGTTCGTGACGTGCATGCCGCCGGAGATCCAGGACTTAGTCAAAAGAAGCGGTGCCGAGACGTGTGAGGACCTGGAGGAGGTGCTGAGAAATAAGCAGCAACTGAAGAAATGG ACTGTAGTCCGTGTCCAAGACCAGGAATTTTTGATCCAAGACTTGGGTGTTGAGATATTAGAAGTGGAGGTCAGAGACATGCATGATGACGGAGACCGATCCAGGGAGCCCCAGTCTACAGCCAGTGCCGTTGCTCCAGACGAGGGCCAGCGGGAAAGCTGGGAGGCGCAGCAGCTGCCAGGAGCCAAGGACCTGTTGAGGGGGCAG GACCAGAAAGCTCTCCCGCCAGAGACCATTCCTGAAACAGGTGAGCTGGAGGGTCAGACGCCCTCCAAGGAGAACTTGGAGAAGGACCTGCTGGAAGACACAGGAATGATAAGAACTCTTCCGTCTCAAGAGCCTGAACTTCTGCAGGATTGTG AGGGAGACGTTTCCACTACGAGTGGATCCAGAAGAGGTCCTCTGAAGAATCGCAGACGTGTCAAAAGGAAACGGGACAGTAGTCCCACTTGCCAAGACGTGCGTCAAGAAGCAGCCACATGTTTGGACCAAGGAGAGTTCTCAGGACAGCTTGGGTCCCATTCCCTTGGTTCCTCTGGCACCGTGGGACCCACCAGTCTTCCTGAGGGAGCAGAAACCCCGGGACGGGCACTCTCTGAATGCAGGGTGTGCAAAAAGAGCTTTCTTTATCAATCTCAGCTTGCCCtgcaccagaggacacacacaagaGAGAGGCCCTTTCACTGCGACATCTGCGACAAAAGGTTCATACAGCCTTCGGACCTGCGGGTTCACGAGCGGAtccacacgggcgagaagccctaTGGCTGTGATCTCTGCCCCAAGAGGTTCACCCACGACTCCACACTGCGTGCTCACAGGAGGACCCACACCCAGGAGAAGCCTTTCCGCTGTGAGCAGTGCGACAGAGCTTTCGGCCACCGCGGGAACCTCAACGTTCACCAGCGCACCCACTCTGGGCTCAGGCCCTACGTGTGCCCCGAGTGCCACGGTGCCTTCCGTCAGGTGGGGACCTTCAGACGCCACCAGAAAATCCACTCCAGATGA
- the LOC122420064 gene encoding protein FAM32A-like codes for MDAYEQVQKRPLKLKGVTELGVTKRKKKKDKDKAKLLETMGKIQKNQEEELRRHLDKQTPAQVAFEKVQEKRQMERILKKASKTHKQRVEDFNRHLDTLTEHYDIPKVSWTK; via the coding sequence ATGGACGCCTATGAGCAGGTCCAAAAGAGACCCCTGAAGCTGAAAGGAGTCACAGAGCTCGGCGTGACCAAGcggaagaagaaaaaggacaaagaCAAGGCAAAACTCCTGGAAACGATGGGCAAAATCCAGAAGAACCAGGAGGAGGAGCTGAGGCGCCACCTCGACAAGCAGACCCCAGCCCAGGTGGCCTTTGAGAAGGTGCAGGAGAAGCGACAAATGGAGAGGATCCTGAAGAAAGCATCCAAAACCCACAAGCAGAGAGTGGAGGACTTCAACAGACACCTGGACACGCTCACGGAGCACTATGACATTCCCAAGGTCAGCTGGACCAAGTAG
- the LOC122420062 gene encoding galanin-like peptide has product MPPSVRLLLLAVLLSLAETPASAPVHGGRGGWTLNSAGYLLGPVLPPPPRADRGRKEKTTLGILDLWRAIDSLPYSQSLLASRSLGETVAKAETGDPGVFSKKVLKEADTLGS; this is encoded by the exons ATGCCTCCGTCGGTCCGTCTGCTCCTTCTTGCCGTCCTCCTCAGCCTGGCCGAGACTCCGGCCTCTGCCCCCGTCCACGGG GGGCGAGGAGGCTGGACCCTCAACAGTGCTGGCTACCTCCTGGGTCCCG tgctcccccctcccccgaggGCTGACAGAGGCCGGAAGGAGAAGACGACCCTGGGGATCCTAGACCTGTGGAGAGCCATTG ACAGCCTCCCCTATTCCCAGTCTCTGCTGGCCTCCAGGAGTCTGGGGGAGACTGTCGCCAAAGCAGAGACCGGAG ATCCAGGCGTGTTCAGCAAGAAAGTCCTCAAGGAGGCAGACACCCTGGGTTCCTAG